A part of Rhopalosiphum maidis isolate BTI-1 chromosome 3, ASM367621v3, whole genome shotgun sequence genomic DNA contains:
- the LOC113558592 gene encoding putative inhibitor of apoptosis — MVLSVSKRYVVDILQSGFVRHHQHTRLFFNTILFVRRRRLCAPKYKTAVAVYKMSEDLFKTFDERWTLTFISPFEMAIANFRYTGVGDQVTCHFCKKLFFDWQPGDNPLREHIRLSQKCPYVVYAMKLIKGRLLTFSNWSVEFLNPYGMAQAGYFYTGVQDRVKCLLCMTEFGNWQQHDFPFDKHAFQSPQCPYVIENRNFFIKTALSRPTIELKNINDRLHFEGIIIFLKPLFHEKMIEFDKRLDSFKRCLIPLQHDINTLCEAGYFYSGNGYSDTMTCFYCNDTRGEWTENEEPWVVHAKRSKNCSYLLLKKGKSFSNMVHAVKRDIIKSNQLELFKLIAAKNNTLTIGKNMKIQSTKKHINRIRITKLSSNKIQEHCFQMLDPNILPDSMICKICYKEEIQVAVIPCGHTISCIQCSITFIRCAVCRDLSFRLMRVYLCKDIKRYKYLKSVPSSAKMSSNNTMNTMLCKVCHKEGMTTVFLPCRHVYSCGKCAEQIDKCLICREDVFSLVKLYF; from the exons ATGGTACTCAGCGTATCGAAAAGATATGTCGTCGATATTTTACAGTCAGGCTTTGTTCGACACCACCAACACACGAGGTTGTTCTTCAacactattttatttgttcgtCGACGACGTCTTTGCGCCCCCAAATACAAAACAGCTGTTGCAGTTTACAAG ATGTCTGAAGATCTCTTTAAAACTTTTGATGAAAGGTGGACTCTAACTTTCATATCACCTTTTGAAATGGCCATAGCTAATTTTCGTTACACTGGCGTCGGGGATCAAGTGACATGTCATTTTtgcaaaaaactattttttgatTGGCAACCGGGCGATAATCCATTACGTGAACATATTCGTCTATCACAAAAATGTCCATATGTTGTGTACGct ATGAAGTTAATAAAAGGTCGTTTGTTAACATTCAGTAATTGGAGTGTCGAATTTTTAAATCCTTATGGAATGGCCCAAGCTGGTTATTTTTACACGGGCGTTCAAGATcgtgtaaaatgtttattatgtatgacAGAATTTGGTAACTGGCAGCAGCATGATTTTCCATTTGATAAACATGCTTTTCAGTCTCCACAATGTCCATATGTTATTGAAAACAGaa atttttttattaagactGCTCTTAGCCGACCTACTAtagagttaaaaaatattaatgatcgGTTACATTTTGagggtattattatattcttaaaacctctatttcatgaaaaaatgattgaatttGATAAACGGCTGGATTCATTTAAAAGATGTTTGATACCATTGCAACAcgatattaatactttatgcGAAGctggatatttttattcag gcAATGGTTATTCTGATACTATGACATGTTTCTACTGCAATGATACTCGAGGTGAATGGACTGAAAACGAAGAACCATGGGTAGTACACGCCAAACGGTCAAAAAattgtagttatttattattaaagaaaggCAAAAGCTTTAGTAACATGGTACATGCCGTGAAAAGAGATATCATAAAGTCTAATCAActg GAATTATTCAAGTTAATTGCTGCAAAGAATAATACACTTACTATcggaaaaaatatgaaaatacagTCAACAAAAAA GCATATTAATAGGATACGAATTACCAAACTgtcatcaaataaaattcaagAGCATTGTTTTCAAATGCTGGATCCTAATATATTACCAGATAGTATGATATGTAAAATTTGCTATAAAGAAGAAATTCAAGTTGCTGTTATTCCCTGCGGTCATACTATTTCTTGCATTCAATGCTCTATAACTTTCATACGGTGCGCTGTGTGTAGAGATTTATCCTTCAGATTAATGAGAGTCTATTTATGCAAGGatattaaaagatataaatatcTCAAATCGGTACCAAGCAGTGCTAAAATGTCATCCAACAACACAATGAACACAATGCTTTGTAAAGTTTGTCATAAAGAGGGAATGACAACAGTATTTTTACCATGTAGACATGTCTACTCCTGTGGTAAATGTGCAGAACAAATAGATAAATGCCTTATATGTAGAGAAGATGTTTTTTCCTtagttaagttatatttttaa